The genome window AATTCATTCTTTCGATAATTAATTGCAATCGAATAATAGTGACGATTCAATCCATGGATCAAAGcctaaaataaaagtaataaagttaaaaagtatataattaagataattatttaaaaataaactaatcaTACTTGAATACTTGGTTTATTAAGATGGCCGATATTGGATGTAGTTTGACGTGGCTCTTGTCCAAGCATAAGCATTTGTGGATTGATCAAACGAAAAGCATCAATAACCACTTTGCCTTTAACAGACTGTATAGGATCAACAACAACAGCCACTGCTCTTTGATTCAATGCCTCAAAACTCTGTTGCGTGTTTATATCTACACTAGATAACCAACATCCAAATCCAGGATGAGAATGATACCAGCCAACTACCATTTCAGGCCTATAACACGAAAATTTGTTTGTTAATGTCAGATCACATGAATCTAGTATCTAATAATTCGTACCGTCCGGTCTGCTTCAGCATGTCCAACATTTTTGTCTGGAAAACTGGATCAACTGCTTCCACGGAGACACCTGTACCACTTTGAGGCATAGCAAATACGTCAATTACACGTACAGTATAATCATCCACAAATTCACCAAGCATCAAACCCATAACTTCCATGGGCACACCGGCACGTCCtgtatataaatcattaaaaaaaaaatatgaatttatattaaataatacgtAATAATACTTCGGAACAGATACTAACCGTGCTTTAGCATCTTTCAATCAATCGaattaaaaacaaatgatTAGTATGTATATTGTGATTAGTGTAATAAAATACTAGCATTCTTGCTCGCTTGAATATGGATAAATTATGTCCGAGCAAAccaaagttttttataatcacaaacgataatcaaataataaaccGGACTCAAAGCATTTTGATCTGCTTTTTGTTTGTCCAAATTTTATGGTTGTTTACCTTAAGCAAAGCTAAAGAAGAAATATAAACCATTTCCGCGTTGTCCACGGTTGGAGTATCCATGCCAGGTTGGTGACTGGCGGCAGCCGCTCCGAAAAGTCGTTGAAGCCTTTCCATCgtaaaaaagtttgaaataagaaaatatctCGCTAAATGtccaattatataatttttttttttaccgcaGTATTCGTAACGTTATGCACGTAATGAATCTTACGTGCTAACTATTCAGATCAcaggaaaaaaatttgataatcaataatttttttttttatttatta of Rhizophagus irregularis chromosome 32, complete sequence contains these proteins:
- a CDS encoding multicatalytic endopeptidase variant 2, translated to MLKHGRAGVPMEVMGLMLGEFVDDYTVRVIDVFAMPQSGTGVSVEAVDPVFQTKMLDMLKQTGRPEMVVGWYHSHPGFGCWLSSVDINTQQSFEALNQRAVAVVVDPIQSVKGKVVIDAFRLINPQMLMLGQEPRQTTSNIGHLNKPSIQALIHGLNRHYYSIAINYRKNELEQKMLLNLHKKNWTHGLTLTNFTEHTEINEKGVNSMLTLAESYNKSVQEESTMTPEQLKTRHVGKQDPKRHLEESVEETMSNNIVMALGTMIDSVSFVDTNQKK
- a CDS encoding multicatalytic endopeptidase — encoded protein: MERLQRLFGAAAASHQPGMDTPTVDNAEMVYISSLALLKMLKHGRAGVPMEVMGLMLGEFVDDYTVRVIDVFAMPQSGTGVSVEAVDPVFQTKMLDMLKQTGRPEMVVGWYHSHPGFGCWLSSVDINTQQSFEALNQRAVAVVVDPIQSVKGKVVIDAFRLINPQMLMLGQEPRQTTSNIGHLNKPSIQALIHGLNRHYYSIAINYRKNELEQKMLLNLHKKNWTHGLTLTNFTEHTEINEKGVNSMLTLAESYNKSVQEESTMTPEQLKTRHVGKQDPKRHLEESVEETMSNNIVMALGTMIDSVSFVDTNQKK